The Cohaesibacter intestini genome segment ATGAGCCTGAGAAGCCACCTGCGGCGCATGGGTGACCGAGAGCACCTGCACATTGCTGGCCAGCCGCGCCAGACGCCGACCAATGGCGGCAGCCACCGCCCCTCCAACTCCGGTATCGATTTCGTCGAATACGAGTGTCGGAGCAGAGCCCTTGTCTGCCATTGCCACCTTCAGTGCCAACAGGAAGCGGGACAGCTCACCGCCCGATGCCACCTTCATCATCGGGCCGGGCTTGGTGCCGGGGTTGGTCTGAACCCAGAACTCGATCTGGTCGATGCCTTCCTCGGCGCGGTTCTCTGGGTCAGTGCTTTGTTCAACAAGAAACTGCGCAGCCTCAAGCTTCAGGGACGGCAATTCCTTCATGACATCCTTGATCAACCGTTTGGCGGTCCGCTCGCGTTTCTTGCTCAACTCCGCTGCCGCCTTGTCATAGGAATTCTTGGTCGCGATGGCCTCTGCCCGCAAGGCAACCAGACGCTCCTCGCCATGATCGAGCGTATCGAGCTCGGCCCGCATCGAGTCAAGCAGACCCGACAACGCGTCGGCTGGCAGCTTGTGCTTGCGCGACAGAGCACGCAGGGCAAACAAGCGCTCTTCGATCTGTTCCAGTTCATGGGGGTCAAAATCGGTCGCCCGCAAAGCGGTTTCCAGACAGCCACGGGCATCTTCCAGCCCATTAAGGGCAACATTCAAGTGGCCCAATGTCTCGTCCAGCAGCCCCGGCATTTGCTCGGTCTTGCGTTCCAGACGCCGCATCATGCCAGCCAGCGTCGGGATTGGCGACGCATTGCCATCAAGCATATCAAACGCTTCGTTGAGGTCGCCGGCAATCTTCTCCGACTGCATCATGGTGGTGCGTCTGGTGGCCAGTTCCTCTTCCTCACCGTCCATCAAGCCAAAAGCTGTCAGCTCCTCGACAGAGGCGTTGAGATAGTCCGCTTCCTTGCGGGCTTCTTCGATGGAAAGCTCCAGCGCCTTGAGATCCTTCTCGGCCTTGCGCCAACCGTGAAACAGCTTCGCAACCTTCTCCACGTGGGGTGTCAGCGCATCAAAGGCATCAAGCAGACCACGATGGACAGAAACATCGACCAACGCCCGGTCATCATGCTGACCGTGGATTTCAACCAGCCCCTCGCCCACTTGCCGCAGCGTACCAGCACTGACAGGCTGGTCATTGACAAAGGCACGGGTGCGGCCATCGGCATTCTGGACCCTGCGCAGCACAAGATCACCTTCGCTGTCGATGCCCTGTTCTTCAAGAAAGGCAAAAACCGGATGATCGGGAACAAGGTCAAACATCGCCACGACCTGCCCCTGCTTTTCACCGGCCCGAACAAGACCGCCATCCCCGCGCCCGCCCATGGCCAGCGACAGCGAATCCAGCAGGATCGACTTGCCCGCTCCGGTCTCACCGGTGAGCACAGTCATGCCCTCGCCGAATTCGAGATCCAAACGATCAATCAGAACAATGTTGCGAATAGAAAGAGAGGCGAGCATCAGTCCCCCATGGATCAGTCGGCCCGCATGGCCGAAAGCCTGATTCAGATTTGGAGGTCATGCTATGCCAAACAAGGTCGACAAGGCAATCAGGCAGAACGGGACCACACAGAAC includes the following:
- the recN gene encoding DNA repair protein RecN, whose product is MLASLSIRNIVLIDRLDLEFGEGMTVLTGETGAGKSILLDSLSLAMGGRGDGGLVRAGEKQGQVVAMFDLVPDHPVFAFLEEQGIDSEGDLVLRRVQNADGRTRAFVNDQPVSAGTLRQVGEGLVEIHGQHDDRALVDVSVHRGLLDAFDALTPHVEKVAKLFHGWRKAEKDLKALELSIEEARKEADYLNASVEELTAFGLMDGEEEELATRRTTMMQSEKIAGDLNEAFDMLDGNASPIPTLAGMMRRLERKTEQMPGLLDETLGHLNVALNGLEDARGCLETALRATDFDPHELEQIEERLFALRALSRKHKLPADALSGLLDSMRAELDTLDHGEERLVALRAEAIATKNSYDKAAAELSKKRERTAKRLIKDVMKELPSLKLEAAQFLVEQSTDPENRAEEGIDQIEFWVQTNPGTKPGPMMKVASGGELSRFLLALKVAMADKGSAPTLVFDEIDTGVGGAVAAAIGRRLARLASNVQVLSVTHAPQVASQAHAHMRIAKTPVRGEKRVATGVTVIDGDHREEEIARMLAGEVISDEARAAARRLMAGEKTEA